In Salmo salar chromosome ssa03, Ssal_v3.1, whole genome shotgun sequence, a single genomic region encodes these proteins:
- the LOC106599129 gene encoding palmdelphin isoform X1: protein MEEADLVKERLQAITDKRKVQEDIAHKKLEIDKEKLKLQHLKKKSLREQWLMDGAAIQSPQQREILRGDQQQTKLLQTSIHRIEKEIEALEREETMISKNEGFILKRLKAIEKTPEEIIKEANDNFKEEPIYISPTTLDVPKFYKPQISRKQSFKFNKDTPKQTMFAMEINVQKDLRTGESRVLSTSTVTPQELQQRGVKVYDDGRKSVYALQSDGSHLGNGVDELSPMEVEELLRAATEQKKSQRGPRGHQGHQESAPAFDPNYSPLGHQEPVPAFYPNCGPRGQQEPVPAFSPNCGPRGHQEAVPVFSPNCGSLVHQEPLPAFSTPCGPRGHQELSPMEVEKLLRKAIVQKMPQSGAFPQDRQVHQESVPAFSTTSGRSASASNRPQQSHAKVLQGTNGNGYQQELYEHDVLSRKELHYIDGVHYSGPESLSSSPHLPVPSFICRKDEEYYQPTNGYNQNPFSYGGEFHPTHNSYHSPREIQQGGMFYNSSAKKDQKPSPIYQEDLHFSILNAIDTSEPITAIFMGYQTAKDDSGRGLGYEGSIRAELVVIGDEDGVDESNPQLNTNNLDGYKNWGYHHSQPQQKLIQYMAEPTANINAINASPYTASKKLVYPGQQAKEASYPNSDGQLDRTEKHSAPASSTCMEKPEQFV, encoded by the exons ATGGAAGAGGCAGACCTGGTCAAGGAGCGGCTCCAAGCCATAACG GATAAGAGGAAAGTCCAAGAGGACATTGCTCATAAAAAGCTGGAGATTGACAAGGAGAAATTAAAGCTTCAGCACTTAAAG AAAAAGTCCTTAAGAGAGCAATGGCTCATGGATGGAGCAGCCATCCAGagcccacagcagagagagattttGAGGGgagatcaacaacaaactaagCTCCTCCAGACCAGCATCCACAG GATTGAGAAAGAGATTGAGGCTCTGGAGAGGGAAGAGACGATGATATCAAAAAACGAGGGCTTCATACTGAAGAGACTGAAGGCTATTGAGAAAACCCCTGAGGAGATAATAAAG GAGGCAAATGACAATTTCAAAGAAG AGCCAATCTATATTTCCCCAACTACTCTAGATGTCCCAAAGTTCTACAAACCTCAAATTTCAAGGAAGCAGTCCTTTAAATTTAATAAGGACACACCCAAACAAA ccatGTTTGCAATGGAGATCAACGTCCAGAAGGACCTCCGTACCGGGGAGAGCCGGGTCCTGTCTACATCCACCGTCACCCCCCAGGAGCTCCAGCAGAGAGGGGTCAAAGTCTACGACGACGGCCGCAAGTCTGTCTATGCCCTGCAGTCTGACGGGTCTCACCTGGGGAATGGAGTGGATGAGCTCAGCCCTATGGAGGTGGAGGAGCTGCTGCGAGCAGCCACAGAACAGAAGAAGTCTCAGAGAGGACCTCGGGGCCACCAGGGCCATCAGGAATCAGCACCTGCATTCGACCCCAACTATAGCCCTCTGGGCCACCAGGAACCAGTGCCTGCATTCTACCCCAACTGTGGCCCTCGTGGCCAGCAGGAACCAGTGCCTGCATTCTCCCCCAACTGTGGCCCTCGTGGCCACCAGGAAGCAGTGCCTGTATTCTCCCCCAACTGTGGCTCTCTGGTCCACCAGGAACCATTGCCTGCATTCTCCACCCCCTGTGGCCCTCGGGGCCACCAGGAGCTCAGCCCTATGGAGGTGGAGAAGCTGCTCCGAAAGGCTATAGTGCAGAAGATGCCTCAAAGCGGAGCTTTCCCACAGGACCGTCAGGTTCACCAGGAATCAGTGCCTGCATTCTCCACCACCTCCGGCAGGAGTGCCTCGGCCTCCAACAGGCCCCAACAGAGTCATGCTAAAGTCCTCCAAGGAACCAATGGGAATGGGTATCAGCAGGAGTTGTATGAGCATGACGTCCTCTCCAGGAAGGAGCTCCACTACATTGATGGAGTCCACTACTCAGGGCCGGagagtctctcctcctcccctcaccttcCAGTCCCCTCTTTCATCTGCAGGAAGGACGAGGAGTACTACCAGCCAACCAACGGGTACAACCAGAACCCTTTCTCCTACGGCGGGGAGTTTCACCCCACCCACAACTCCTACCATAGCCCTAGAGAGATCCAGCAAGGCGGGATGTTTTACAACTCGTCAGCTAAAAAGGACCAGAAACCATCTCCGATCTACCAGGAAGACTTGCACTTCAGTATCCTGAACGCCATAGACACATCTGAGCCTATCACTGCAATCTTTATGGGCTACCAAACCGCCAAGGATGACAGTGGACGTGGTCTGGGCTACGAAGGGTCCATCCGGGCTGAGCTTGTCGTCATTGGCGATGAGGATGGGGTGGACGAGAGTAACCCTCAGCTTAACACCAACAACCTGGATGGATACAAAAACTGGGGTTATCATCACTCTCAACCTCAACAGAAATTAATACAGTACATGGCAGAGCCCACCGCTAATATTAACGCTATCAATGCGTCACCGTACACAGCATCAAAGAAGTTGGTCTACCCTGGTCAACAGGCCAAAGAGGCATCCTACCCAAATTCAGACGGACAGTTGGACAGGACAGAGAAGCACTCAGCCCCAG
- the LOC106599129 gene encoding palmdelphin isoform X2 produces the protein MEEADLVKERLQAITDKRKVQEDIAHKKLEIDKEKLKLQHLKKKSLREQWLMDGAAIQSPQQREILRGDQQQTKLLQTSIHRIEKEIEALEREETMISKNEGFILKRLKAIEKTPEEIIKEANDNFKEDVPKFYKPQISRKQSFKFNKDTPKQTMFAMEINVQKDLRTGESRVLSTSTVTPQELQQRGVKVYDDGRKSVYALQSDGSHLGNGVDELSPMEVEELLRAATEQKKSQRGPRGHQGHQESAPAFDPNYSPLGHQEPVPAFYPNCGPRGQQEPVPAFSPNCGPRGHQEAVPVFSPNCGSLVHQEPLPAFSTPCGPRGHQELSPMEVEKLLRKAIVQKMPQSGAFPQDRQVHQESVPAFSTTSGRSASASNRPQQSHAKVLQGTNGNGYQQELYEHDVLSRKELHYIDGVHYSGPESLSSSPHLPVPSFICRKDEEYYQPTNGYNQNPFSYGGEFHPTHNSYHSPREIQQGGMFYNSSAKKDQKPSPIYQEDLHFSILNAIDTSEPITAIFMGYQTAKDDSGRGLGYEGSIRAELVVIGDEDGVDESNPQLNTNNLDGYKNWGYHHSQPQQKLIQYMAEPTANINAINASPYTASKKLVYPGQQAKEASYPNSDGQLDRTEKHSAPASSTCMEKPEQFV, from the exons ATGGAAGAGGCAGACCTGGTCAAGGAGCGGCTCCAAGCCATAACG GATAAGAGGAAAGTCCAAGAGGACATTGCTCATAAAAAGCTGGAGATTGACAAGGAGAAATTAAAGCTTCAGCACTTAAAG AAAAAGTCCTTAAGAGAGCAATGGCTCATGGATGGAGCAGCCATCCAGagcccacagcagagagagattttGAGGGgagatcaacaacaaactaagCTCCTCCAGACCAGCATCCACAG GATTGAGAAAGAGATTGAGGCTCTGGAGAGGGAAGAGACGATGATATCAAAAAACGAGGGCTTCATACTGAAGAGACTGAAGGCTATTGAGAAAACCCCTGAGGAGATAATAAAG GAGGCAAATGACAATTTCAAAGAAG ATGTCCCAAAGTTCTACAAACCTCAAATTTCAAGGAAGCAGTCCTTTAAATTTAATAAGGACACACCCAAACAAA ccatGTTTGCAATGGAGATCAACGTCCAGAAGGACCTCCGTACCGGGGAGAGCCGGGTCCTGTCTACATCCACCGTCACCCCCCAGGAGCTCCAGCAGAGAGGGGTCAAAGTCTACGACGACGGCCGCAAGTCTGTCTATGCCCTGCAGTCTGACGGGTCTCACCTGGGGAATGGAGTGGATGAGCTCAGCCCTATGGAGGTGGAGGAGCTGCTGCGAGCAGCCACAGAACAGAAGAAGTCTCAGAGAGGACCTCGGGGCCACCAGGGCCATCAGGAATCAGCACCTGCATTCGACCCCAACTATAGCCCTCTGGGCCACCAGGAACCAGTGCCTGCATTCTACCCCAACTGTGGCCCTCGTGGCCAGCAGGAACCAGTGCCTGCATTCTCCCCCAACTGTGGCCCTCGTGGCCACCAGGAAGCAGTGCCTGTATTCTCCCCCAACTGTGGCTCTCTGGTCCACCAGGAACCATTGCCTGCATTCTCCACCCCCTGTGGCCCTCGGGGCCACCAGGAGCTCAGCCCTATGGAGGTGGAGAAGCTGCTCCGAAAGGCTATAGTGCAGAAGATGCCTCAAAGCGGAGCTTTCCCACAGGACCGTCAGGTTCACCAGGAATCAGTGCCTGCATTCTCCACCACCTCCGGCAGGAGTGCCTCGGCCTCCAACAGGCCCCAACAGAGTCATGCTAAAGTCCTCCAAGGAACCAATGGGAATGGGTATCAGCAGGAGTTGTATGAGCATGACGTCCTCTCCAGGAAGGAGCTCCACTACATTGATGGAGTCCACTACTCAGGGCCGGagagtctctcctcctcccctcaccttcCAGTCCCCTCTTTCATCTGCAGGAAGGACGAGGAGTACTACCAGCCAACCAACGGGTACAACCAGAACCCTTTCTCCTACGGCGGGGAGTTTCACCCCACCCACAACTCCTACCATAGCCCTAGAGAGATCCAGCAAGGCGGGATGTTTTACAACTCGTCAGCTAAAAAGGACCAGAAACCATCTCCGATCTACCAGGAAGACTTGCACTTCAGTATCCTGAACGCCATAGACACATCTGAGCCTATCACTGCAATCTTTATGGGCTACCAAACCGCCAAGGATGACAGTGGACGTGGTCTGGGCTACGAAGGGTCCATCCGGGCTGAGCTTGTCGTCATTGGCGATGAGGATGGGGTGGACGAGAGTAACCCTCAGCTTAACACCAACAACCTGGATGGATACAAAAACTGGGGTTATCATCACTCTCAACCTCAACAGAAATTAATACAGTACATGGCAGAGCCCACCGCTAATATTAACGCTATCAATGCGTCACCGTACACAGCATCAAAGAAGTTGGTCTACCCTGGTCAACAGGCCAAAGAGGCATCCTACCCAAATTCAGACGGACAGTTGGACAGGACAGAGAAGCACTCAGCCCCAG
- the LOC106599129 gene encoding palmdelphin isoform X3, with the protein MEEADLVKERLQAITDKRKVQEDIAHKKLEIDKEKLKLQHLKKKSLREQWLMDGAAIQSPQQREILRGDQQQTKLLQTSIHRIEKEIEALEREETMISKNEGFILKRLKAIEKTPEEIIKEANDNFKEAMFAMEINVQKDLRTGESRVLSTSTVTPQELQQRGVKVYDDGRKSVYALQSDGSHLGNGVDELSPMEVEELLRAATEQKKSQRGPRGHQGHQESAPAFDPNYSPLGHQEPVPAFYPNCGPRGQQEPVPAFSPNCGPRGHQEAVPVFSPNCGSLVHQEPLPAFSTPCGPRGHQELSPMEVEKLLRKAIVQKMPQSGAFPQDRQVHQESVPAFSTTSGRSASASNRPQQSHAKVLQGTNGNGYQQELYEHDVLSRKELHYIDGVHYSGPESLSSSPHLPVPSFICRKDEEYYQPTNGYNQNPFSYGGEFHPTHNSYHSPREIQQGGMFYNSSAKKDQKPSPIYQEDLHFSILNAIDTSEPITAIFMGYQTAKDDSGRGLGYEGSIRAELVVIGDEDGVDESNPQLNTNNLDGYKNWGYHHSQPQQKLIQYMAEPTANINAINASPYTASKKLVYPGQQAKEASYPNSDGQLDRTEKHSAPASSTCMEKPEQFV; encoded by the exons ATGGAAGAGGCAGACCTGGTCAAGGAGCGGCTCCAAGCCATAACG GATAAGAGGAAAGTCCAAGAGGACATTGCTCATAAAAAGCTGGAGATTGACAAGGAGAAATTAAAGCTTCAGCACTTAAAG AAAAAGTCCTTAAGAGAGCAATGGCTCATGGATGGAGCAGCCATCCAGagcccacagcagagagagattttGAGGGgagatcaacaacaaactaagCTCCTCCAGACCAGCATCCACAG GATTGAGAAAGAGATTGAGGCTCTGGAGAGGGAAGAGACGATGATATCAAAAAACGAGGGCTTCATACTGAAGAGACTGAAGGCTATTGAGAAAACCCCTGAGGAGATAATAAAG GAGGCAAATGACAATTTCAAAGAAG ccatGTTTGCAATGGAGATCAACGTCCAGAAGGACCTCCGTACCGGGGAGAGCCGGGTCCTGTCTACATCCACCGTCACCCCCCAGGAGCTCCAGCAGAGAGGGGTCAAAGTCTACGACGACGGCCGCAAGTCTGTCTATGCCCTGCAGTCTGACGGGTCTCACCTGGGGAATGGAGTGGATGAGCTCAGCCCTATGGAGGTGGAGGAGCTGCTGCGAGCAGCCACAGAACAGAAGAAGTCTCAGAGAGGACCTCGGGGCCACCAGGGCCATCAGGAATCAGCACCTGCATTCGACCCCAACTATAGCCCTCTGGGCCACCAGGAACCAGTGCCTGCATTCTACCCCAACTGTGGCCCTCGTGGCCAGCAGGAACCAGTGCCTGCATTCTCCCCCAACTGTGGCCCTCGTGGCCACCAGGAAGCAGTGCCTGTATTCTCCCCCAACTGTGGCTCTCTGGTCCACCAGGAACCATTGCCTGCATTCTCCACCCCCTGTGGCCCTCGGGGCCACCAGGAGCTCAGCCCTATGGAGGTGGAGAAGCTGCTCCGAAAGGCTATAGTGCAGAAGATGCCTCAAAGCGGAGCTTTCCCACAGGACCGTCAGGTTCACCAGGAATCAGTGCCTGCATTCTCCACCACCTCCGGCAGGAGTGCCTCGGCCTCCAACAGGCCCCAACAGAGTCATGCTAAAGTCCTCCAAGGAACCAATGGGAATGGGTATCAGCAGGAGTTGTATGAGCATGACGTCCTCTCCAGGAAGGAGCTCCACTACATTGATGGAGTCCACTACTCAGGGCCGGagagtctctcctcctcccctcaccttcCAGTCCCCTCTTTCATCTGCAGGAAGGACGAGGAGTACTACCAGCCAACCAACGGGTACAACCAGAACCCTTTCTCCTACGGCGGGGAGTTTCACCCCACCCACAACTCCTACCATAGCCCTAGAGAGATCCAGCAAGGCGGGATGTTTTACAACTCGTCAGCTAAAAAGGACCAGAAACCATCTCCGATCTACCAGGAAGACTTGCACTTCAGTATCCTGAACGCCATAGACACATCTGAGCCTATCACTGCAATCTTTATGGGCTACCAAACCGCCAAGGATGACAGTGGACGTGGTCTGGGCTACGAAGGGTCCATCCGGGCTGAGCTTGTCGTCATTGGCGATGAGGATGGGGTGGACGAGAGTAACCCTCAGCTTAACACCAACAACCTGGATGGATACAAAAACTGGGGTTATCATCACTCTCAACCTCAACAGAAATTAATACAGTACATGGCAGAGCCCACCGCTAATATTAACGCTATCAATGCGTCACCGTACACAGCATCAAAGAAGTTGGTCTACCCTGGTCAACAGGCCAAAGAGGCATCCTACCCAAATTCAGACGGACAGTTGGACAGGACAGAGAAGCACTCAGCCCCAG